The following are from one region of the Myotis daubentonii chromosome 2, mMyoDau2.1, whole genome shotgun sequence genome:
- the LACC1 gene encoding purine nucleoside phosphorylase LACC1: protein MAEAVLVDLFGLTLNSQENYPTLLKTLDAVRSHHAAKAKLLCIMCCSNISCERNGDLDTYELETTNGLSALLREFEIVSNPSMAASLYTIKQKIDEKNLSSIKVMVPMQRKTLMKAFIDQLFTDVYNFEFEDLQVTLKGGLLKQSTEISMITTQELEAIQNEIETYLRSLPALKGELTILTTPLISDIFIHGFTTRTGGISYIPTLSSFNLFSSSKRRDPRVVVQENLRRLGSAAGFNVKKFYRIKTDHANDVWVMGRKEPESYDGITTNQRGVTIAALGADCIPIIFADPVKKACGVAHAGWKGTLLGVAMATVNAMIAEYGCSLEDIIVILGPSVGPCCFTLPRESANAFHNIDPECVRLFESPNPYVDIRKATRILLEQGGILPQNIQDQIQDLNLCTSCHPEKFFSHVRDGLNFGTQIGFISIKE, encoded by the exons ATGGCAGAAGCAGTGTTGGTTGATCTATTTGGTTTGACATTGAACTCTCAGGAAAACTATCCGACATTACTGAAGACATTGGATGCTGTTAGATCCCACCATGCTGCCAAGGCCAAGCTCCTTTGCATAATGTGTTGCAGTAACATCAGCTGTGAAAGGAACGGTGACCTTGATACTTACGAATTAGAAACAACCAATGGATTGTCAGCTCTCTTGAGAGAATTTGAGATTGTTAGCAATCCCAGTATGGCTGCCTCTTTGTATACCATTAAACAGAAAATTGATGAAAAAAACCTGAGCAGCATTAAGGTAATGGTACCCATGCAGCGGAAGACATTAATGAAGGCTTTTATTGATCAACTCTTCACTGATGTTTACAATTTTGAGTTTGAAGATTTACAGGTAACGTTGAAGGGAGGTCTTTTGAAACAGTCCACTGAGATAAGCATGATCACAACTCAAGAACTAGAAGCTATACAGAATGAAATAGAAACATATTTGAGAAGTCTGCCGGCACTGAAAGGAGAGTTAACCATCCTCACAACTCCTTTGATCTCAG ACATTTTCATACATGGATTTACTACAAGAACAGGTGGGATATCTTACATACCAACTCTCAGCTCATTCAATCTCTTCAGTAGCTCCAAACGAAGAGATCCCCGGGTAGTTGTTCAAGAAAATCTGCGTAGGTTGGGGAGTGCTGCAGGATTTAATGTGAAGAAATTTTACAGAATAAAG ACAGATCATGCCAATGACGTCTGGGTTATGGGAAGGAAGGAGCCGGAATCTTATGATGGAATCACCACAAATCAGAGAGGAGTCACCATAGCAGCTCTTGGTGCTGACTGTATACCGATAATTTTTGCAGATCCTGTTAAAAAAGCATGTGGGGTTGCTCACGCTG GTTGGAAAGGTACTTTGCTAGGTGTTGCTATGGCTACCGTGAATGCTATGATAGCAGAATACGGTTGCAGTTTGGAAGATATTATTGTCATACTGGGACCTTCAGTAGGACCTTGCTGTTTTACTCTTCCAAGGGAATCTGCAAATGCATTTCATAATATTGATCCTGAATGTGTGCGGCTATTTGAGTCACCAAATCCCTATGTTGACATTCGTAAAGCCACCAG GATTCTTCTAGAACAAGGAGGAATTCTACCACAGAATATCCAGGACCAGATACAAGATCTCAACCTCTGTACATCCTGCCATCCTGAGAAGTTCTTCTCCCATGTCCGCGATGGCCTTAATTTTGGTACACAGATTGGCTTCATATCAATTAAAGAATGA
- the CCDC122 gene encoding coiled-coil domain-containing protein 122 isoform X1, translating into MSVNQERKSQGVPEDALANQDTSSLTDVVEQVAKQQQSQTSEIEKNKKVLFHLQNELHELEKQIATVSAETKETERLIYQQDVAIENSKLQCENLETQIKSLHTENVKLKFDIEAAQEDFKEHVTKYNEYYAKIKVHKDSLGEEESKWPFMIELREKQDLVKKLKIMKEELRQDLQNPEGNRMKQVQEDITKLKDKITTTKESIIEKTCFLEEENKTHEKLRKEIEVQNKRYGAILKRLHCQLNKLQSNRKQWQWNIQQLEKTAAELRKCIAMKD; encoded by the exons ATGTCAGTCAACCAAGAAAGGAAGAGTCAAGGAGTTCCTGAAGACG CTCTGGCTAACCAAGACACATCTTCATTAACCGATGTTGTAGAGCAAGTTGCAAAGCAACAACAATCACAAacatcagaaatagaaaaaaacaaaaaagttctgTTTCATTTACAG AATGAACTTCATGAGCTAGAAAAACAAATAGCAACTGTTTCTGCAGAAactaaagaaacagaaaggctAATTTATCAGCAAGATGTTGCCATAGAGAATAGCAAACTTCAGTGTGAAAACCTGGAAACACAAATCAAATCCTTACATACAGAAAATGTAAAGCTTAAATTTGATATAGAAGCAGCCCAAGAAGATTTCAAGGAACACGTGACAAAATATAATGAATACTATGCTAAAATTAAAGTGCATAAAGATAGCTTGGGGGAGGAAGAAAGCAAATGGCCATTTATGATTGAACTACGTGAAAAACAAGATCTTGTTAAAAAACTGAAGATAATGAAAGAGGAACTTAGGCAAGATCTCCAGAATCCAGAAGGAAACCGGATGAAACAAGTACAG GAAGACATTACAAAGCTAAAGGATAAAATCACAACTACAAAAGAATCTATCATTGAAAAAACTTGTTTTCTTGAGGAAGAAAATAAGACacatgaaaaattaagaaaagaaatagag gTACAAAATAAGAGATATGGTGCAATTCTTAAGCGTTTGCATTGTCAGCTGAACAAGCTTCAGTCAAATAGAAAGCAATGGCAGTGGAACATTCAACAACTAGAAAAAACTGCAGCTGAACTAAGAAAATGCATTGCAATGAAAGATTAA
- the CCDC122 gene encoding coiled-coil domain-containing protein 122 isoform X2, producing MSVNQERKSQGVPEDALANQDTSSLTDVVEQVAKQQQSQTSEIEKNKKVLFHLQNELHELEKQIATVSAETKETERLIYQQDVAIENSKLQCENLETQIKSLHTENVKLKFDIEAAQEDFKEHVTKYNEYYAKIKVHKDSLGEEESKWPFMIELREKQDLVKKLKIMKEELRQDLQNPEGNRMKQVQVQNKRYGAILKRLHCQLNKLQSNRKQWQWNIQQLEKTAAELRKCIAMKD from the exons ATGTCAGTCAACCAAGAAAGGAAGAGTCAAGGAGTTCCTGAAGACG CTCTGGCTAACCAAGACACATCTTCATTAACCGATGTTGTAGAGCAAGTTGCAAAGCAACAACAATCACAAacatcagaaatagaaaaaaacaaaaaagttctgTTTCATTTACAG AATGAACTTCATGAGCTAGAAAAACAAATAGCAACTGTTTCTGCAGAAactaaagaaacagaaaggctAATTTATCAGCAAGATGTTGCCATAGAGAATAGCAAACTTCAGTGTGAAAACCTGGAAACACAAATCAAATCCTTACATACAGAAAATGTAAAGCTTAAATTTGATATAGAAGCAGCCCAAGAAGATTTCAAGGAACACGTGACAAAATATAATGAATACTATGCTAAAATTAAAGTGCATAAAGATAGCTTGGGGGAGGAAGAAAGCAAATGGCCATTTATGATTGAACTACGTGAAAAACAAGATCTTGTTAAAAAACTGAAGATAATGAAAGAGGAACTTAGGCAAGATCTCCAGAATCCAGAAGGAAACCGGATGAAACAAGTACAG gTACAAAATAAGAGATATGGTGCAATTCTTAAGCGTTTGCATTGTCAGCTGAACAAGCTTCAGTCAAATAGAAAGCAATGGCAGTGGAACATTCAACAACTAGAAAAAACTGCAGCTGAACTAAGAAAATGCATTGCAATGAAAGATTAA